A region of the Columba livia isolate bColLiv1 breed racing homer chromosome 15, bColLiv1.pat.W.v2, whole genome shotgun sequence genome:
GTTTCCATGAGGTACATTAATACTGTGAGTGAACCTActccacttaaaaaaacaaactaaaatgcAGTAATATTGTATAAGGGTGGAAAAaaacctgattttaaaataattactacTCAGGTGCATTTGTCTAACATAAATGACTtcaggttaaaaacaaaacctaaattAGTAACAGCCGAAAGCATATATtctcataggaaaaaaaaaaaaacaagaaaaccactAATACCCAAGGCACATTAACAAAGGGAAGTTTGGAAAGCAGTAAAACCCACCTATTAAAATGTTAGAAGTAGGAATTTCATCAGGTCTCTtgcctcctgcagcagctgggctttATGGGCCACAACTGGCAGAAAGAGATGGCTCTGTGCTAAGCCAGTCCTAAGTCTCCTACCTTGTCTTTAGGTCTGGGCCCTCCCAAGCACTTGGGATTCCTCACCCTCAGCCGTGACTTGTTCTTAAGGGCAAATCATTGCTTACCAAACCATCTTGCCACCACAGAGGCAGGTTTTGTGCAGCACGATTCTGACCTGCAAACATCCCACAAAGAGCTGAGCAGCTTCCCTGCGGAAATACACCTTTTCCCACATATAAGCACCCCTCTAATGGAGCGACTGCAGCACACAACACCCGTGATAGAAAGTCAGCACAACCAGGGTTTAAGCCGGGATACCATGGATGGACAGCAAAAGCCAAGGCCCGAGGAGGTGCACAGGGAACACGGTCTCTGGTGTAGCTAGAGGGACAGTGGCTTTGCCTGGCAGTGTCAAAAAGCAACTTCTGGGAGTTATTTACAGCAACTAACACAGGAAGCAAGTCTAAGTCCAGCACTGCGAGGCAGCATCGCTTTATCACACTGCACACAGAACCTGGCTGAGAGGCCAGGCTGGGAAAGGCCATCGCCAACTGCAGCTTCTGGTTCAGTCCTCACCAACCCAAGACCGCTGCCTGATTGCTCAGTGATGTTCTCTTTAAAActaaaaagtttttaaaatatatatatatttttttccttttccaaagccAGCCAAGGTTTTCATAGCAGCATCTTGACAACACTTTGTGATGGATGGCTCAATGGTCCTGGACTATTTGAAGGCCGTATTCCAAACTCCAGGCGTTTCACTAACctgcaaataaaaaacaacacaagTGCATTTCTTGCTCAATTTTACCATCTTCAGAGTCACTGGTCACTTGCAGAGTACACCACTCAGCACGAGACATCAACAGATAGAAGAAAATCCCCCTGAGCACTAAGCGAGCCCATTATCTAACTGGGCTGAGTTTCCACTGTAACACTGGGCTGTTTCCCTGTGAGCAGCGAGCAGCTCTCTTTGACAGGTGTTGGAATTTGTGTGGCCCTTGAGGACAAACTGGTATTCCCAGCACAAGGGCCTAGCTGAATAATTAAGTCTGGAACAAACTGTACTACAGGCACTTAATTTACAGAATATCTAAATAATGTGCAGTACAGGACTGGCACATTTTAAGCAGATGCTGAACTGCAATTTGTGATAACCTTACTGATTTTTCTTcgtttgtttaaaacaagacaacCAGTTCAGTTACTTCCTGTCAGCTGCTCCCTGGAAACACATCTTAACCATAAAGCATTCTGAGTGACCCTGTTATTTGCCTTTCCAGTTCTCTCACAAATGAGAATCTTAACTGCAACAAGCGAAGTCCCTATGTGCCATAATGTTCCCGAGATATCACTTCTATAAGAATATATAGCACGAAACAAATTGAGCTAATAATCAAGAGCTCCTCTGTTGTACTTCATCCCATTTAAACACTGGGtttataataaaatacatatattacaTTTTATCTGAATTTGTGGTTTTCAAACCTTGATTCCAGTTAGTCTTTGAATTTCAGCAGCTACTCATTCCAAATTTTAATCTCAGAAatatagaatgtcctgagttggaatggacccacaaggatcgtcaagtccaactcctgtccctgcacaggacaaccccaaaattcacactaTGAACTGATTCGAAACATTCAGATCATAAACCTGAATAACTAAGCTTCATATCTGTTCAAAACAGATCTGTCTCCACCAAAACAAAGATTTAATACTAAACAGAACAGTATCAGTCACTAGGTtgtaacagcagcagctctcagtGAGACAGAAGAGCGCACACTCACCCCGTGTCACCCAGCGGCTGAGGGCTCAGGCGGGTTTCCAGGACATCTCTGTTCATGTACATGGACACCGCGGTTCTGTTTGGAGACTGGTCATACACAAAGTTTCGGCAAGATGCAAGTTTGGACTCCAAAGCCTAAGAGAAACACAGACGAAGCAGACGTCAGATATCGCCCTTCTCTTTCACAAGATGGCACTGTGGCACACCCAAACGGCAACAagggtgtttgggggtttttttgattCTTTTGGAATGAGGTGTCCAGTAGAGGAACCTGATAGACCCCAGGGCCACACAAGTTCTGAATTTTTGAAAAGATTGTCAGTCATCTCCCTAAAGGcaaatttctgtttctgcaggGGAGGTCAAGGAGTTGCTGCTGTTCACCAGCAGGAACACAAAATCTTCACCTTCCTCAGGGAGATTTTGACATCTTTCTTAGAGGTATCACTAAATGTTCATTTGAGCTGTTTCCCTGGACACACACTAGGTTGTATGTACTAGGTGGTACACCTAAGGGAACTGATCCCCTCTTCTCCCCCACATGCTCCCACCCTAGATCTTGCTTTGATGCTGGGTTACTCTTCAGCTGTATCAGAAAGTCATACAAATGTTTGTGCCAAAACAGCACTGGGGTGttaaggagaaaacagaaggacAACTTTTCCAGCATCAGCACTACCTTAAAAGTCAAACTACAGCTTAACATGACATTAGGCCTTGCTCAAAGGGCCACTGGCCTCTTAAGACAAACCTTATCAGAAACCCACTGAACAGCAGGCACCAGCCTTTCCTTGCTACCTTTCATGGAAGCAGATCCCTTCTTAATTTACTCATGCCAATTTATTCTTTCTGCACATGTGCTTTCAGAAATTTGGAGAGGAAGATCCTATCCCCATGTGGGTAAGGTCTGAGGAAAAGAGAGCAGGGTCCATCTTTATTTGGGGGCTGGTCAGAAACATACAAAGTCCAGACCAAATTTCAAGGCCATGCTTAGCTAACCTGGGGGCAAAGCCTcctctgagcagcagcacaaacagcTCTGGCTGCAGTTTCAGACAGCTCCACCTTGCCAAGAGCCCTGGCTAAGCAGGGAATCGCTCACCCCCACTTTCCGCAGCAAGTCTCCCACGATGTTAAGTGCAGATATTCTTGCAGCAGGTGTGAGAGGGGTTGCACCATAACTGTCCTCAAGACCTGCAGGACAGGTTAAAGAAGGATACATTACCCATTAACAATACAAAAATTGtacaaaaaaaagctttcacacTGGAAGCCAGAAGACAGCCTGACAtacagagcagaggaagcatCAATATCTTCACCTTTTTGTATCTCACCTCCAGATCTTTCATATCCATTAGGAATATGAAGCACTGTGTCCCTGACACAGCTCAAGTTAGGCTGTCCTAAGCTGAAGTCTCCAGACATGCTCTCACTCGGGCTTCTAGAGATCCATTCTACTAGCCTACTCTGCACCTCAGGTGCCGCAGCGGGATGTGTCCTCAGAGAGGACCAGCGTCTCCCATTTTACTACAAATATCCAAATCCTCTCACTTTTACAGAAGCATTAATTCCTCCAGACAAACCACGTAATTTTACACTAAGCATACTGAAGCCCCCAATCAAGCTTTGTTAGTGCTCAGAGCTATAATATTAATTCATCAGAATGCGACAGTACAACTCCCTACACTTACACATACACAGGAACACAGTTACCCAAATTTCTGGCTTTTTTAAGAAGATCAGGGAATTAGTGTTATTGAAATAACCAGAGCTCACAAAAAGTAATTCATATTATCGATACAAAAGCAGAGATACATTTAGTACAGACAGCTGCGACAACTTGTCAGTGTCCTGCTGTTCCAGAGTAGAAAAAATGCCTCTCTCAAAGAGCACATAATCTCACAGAGAAGCAAATTCAGGTAACATGAGCACAGCATTAAAGATCACACTGAAGTTTTTAAAATCCTTCCCCTAAGTTGGCCAAACATCTCCTGGACAGTAGTGAACTAATAGTGAAGTCCCAACAGCTCATCTTGTCCCTAACAATTATTATTACTGGACAGTTCAAGtcaaatgaaaatgaacagCCTATGAATAATCCCCAAAAATCAGCATACAAATACTGAGACCATGGTGACTAGATTTAGGTGTATCTAACTGAAACACTCAACACTGCTCCCTTCTTGTCACTCCTCCTTTAGCCAGAAACTACAGTAAAACCAAGAGCATCAAGCAGCATTTGTGTGCTGGCTCCCTGTCAGTCACCTCTCCTAAATGTTGCAGGGGTGGGTGCGTTGACGTTGGGTGCCCAGTGCATGGAGGGAGTTGAGGGCACAGATAAGGACGCTTGAACTGCAGTGTCTGTTCTTTCCGTTTCCTGGGCAGTTTGCATTGGTGTTTTGGGTTTCTCCTGTTTCTGCTGCACTGCAAGCTCTTGTCTGAGATCTAcgaaggaaacaaaacagagcaagaCTTCAGAGTCTGTATCCACCAAGATACAAACAGGTGAGAAGGTTTGTTTTGCCCAAAAGATTGTTCTCCTTGTGGAGGTGAAGTCGCTTATCCCTGTTAAAGCTTACTCCAGGCATACATTCAACACCTAGCTAAAGGCTTTTCTAGGACTGTGGCTCAAGATGTTTTTGTAGCATTAGTTCAGTTGCTATATCTGGCTTTAATTTGCATATCTTTTCACAAGGCTCCTTTTGAGGCAGGGAGTTAACCCCTTGCCAAATGTCATGGGCTGTAAGTGGAGGCACAGAGATAGGCTCGGCAACTTGGCACATGTCGGCTTCATTCCGGCTCCTGGCCTGGTTGAGATCCTACCTGTTGTACCCTTTTCTCTTCCACCCTGGTTTCCACATGAAGGAAACCTGGGCTGAGGCGAAGTGGAAGCCAAGGTGTTGTCTAGCCAAGGGACAGAGCACTTCCATCCCACAGCCTGGCTGTAGCTTCTGGAAACCACTCAAGGGCACAGAACCTGAGCACATCTGAAAATAGAAGGTGTTTTTCCAGCTACATGGTCTCTCCTTAACCAGCCTTACTGGCAGATACCGAGAAGCCAGCACATGCAGCTGTTCAAAGGTAACCAGAAGTCAGTTTTACTGCCCCATTACTGTTTAATTGACTGCACTTTTCACAGGCCAGGAAACAACAAGGTTAATGGTTATTAAAACTGACCTTCATGAGTACAAGAAGCCAGACCAGCACGTGCTACAGCTGGACTGGCTCTTCTTAACCCCTTAAGGCCCTGAAGCTTCACCAATGATTAGGAGAAGACCAGAACAGACTTTTGTTTCTGTGAGCTGCTCTGGAACAAGGTCAGAAGTTCAAGGAGCAGTGAGGAACAGTCTTGAAGCTTCCTCATTTACTTCTACATTTCAGATAGCAGATTGAAAAGGTGCAAACATAAAAGCCAAGCTCTAAGATGTATGGAGAGGAGTGAACAGCTACAAGCCAGGaggggagaaagggaaagatccAAGGAATTTCTGGCTAacctctcgcttcatctttcaGGCGCTGCACAGACTCCAGGaggttttctttctcatccagCTCACTCtccagaaaagcatttctttcaATAGCCTGGTTTAAACGCTGTT
Encoded here:
- the NDE1 gene encoding nuclear distribution protein nudE homolog 1 is translated as MEDSEGRQFSSVEEETRYWKELAMKYKQCAENTQEELREFQEGSREYEAELETQLQQTESRNRDLLSENNRLRMELESVKEKIEMQHSEGYRQISALEDDLAQTKAIKDQLQKYIRELEQANDDLERAKRATIMSLEDFEQRLNQAIERNAFLESELDEKENLLESVQRLKDEARDLRQELAVQQKQEKPKTPMQTAQETERTDTAVQASLSVPSTPSMHWAPNVNAPTPATFRRGLEDSYGATPLTPAARISALNIVGDLLRKVGALESKLASCRNFVYDQSPNRTAVSMYMNRDVLETRLSPQPLGDTGLVKRLEFGIRPSNSPGPLSHPSQSVVKMLL